ACCGGGGAAAATGCTGAGGAAGTGGTGCCCAAAATTGAAGGAATGGATGATTTTAGTGGCCCTATACTTCACACAAGCTCATACAAAAGTGGCCGGTTGTTCCGAGGGAAAGATGTTTTGGTGGTTGGCTGTGGGAATTCAGGCATGGAGGTCTGTTTGGATCTCTGCAACTGTGAAGCTCGTCCATCCCTGGTCGTTAGAGCTTCGGTGAGCATGCTTCTATTCTTTTTGTAATTCCTACATCGTATTATAACCTGGAAATCaatctttcaatttcttcattaaaaaaaagagcCTATTTTCTGGTCTCTTCTTAGGTTTCATTTTTAGTAATCGAGGATTCACTTTACTGCTACAATACTCAACGTCCTATAATTAGCAGATCCATCGACTTCGATCACTTCCTTGAGAAAACGTTTCCAAgccaggaaaaaaaaaaagaaaaaagaaatactgctatatatatattcatgatcACCATCTTTAACATGcagaaatattattatttgtcttCAGATTTAGGAAGTGTGCGACCTTGTTTGTTTGATACTACTCTTAACAGCGGGTATTAAACCATACTAGATCAGTTACAAGAGTgagtttttctcttttattctcCCCACTTTCTTGGAAATTGTTTGCATGCGCAACATTAGTCGGTAGCCCAAAATTTTATGTCGTAcagttctttttctttctttctttctttcttttgtccTGTATGAACTCTTGTGTGAAAGCATAATTATGACCACCCAGATTCCAAAAGGCATATATAGATTACATATATGGGATAAGTGACATGAGAGAAATGCCCTTAGAAGAGGCGAATTCATATGTGAGAGCGTGGGGGCTAATTTTATCGTCTCATCTTTACTTCTTTAGCaccactttttattttttattttttatttttttaaaaggccTTTTAAGCAACCTTTCGCTGCAGGTGCACGTCTTGCCTCAAGAGATGCTAGGCAGATCAACTTTTGGATTGTCCATGTGGTTGCTCAAGTGGTTTCCGGTGCGCATCGTGGATCGCTTATTACTTCTGCTGTCGCGTTTTACGATTGGAGACACTGGAAAATTCGGCCTCCATCGGCCCCAGCTCGGTCCTCTTGAGCTCAAGAGCAGATCTGGCAAGACACCAGTGTTGGATGTTGGGACATTAGACAAGATCAAGAGTGGAAACATTAAGGTTTAATGCGTCAATTTTCCCTTCAACACGAGCAACACAATCGTgcattttaatcatattagatTCATTGTCCAGAATTATAATTAAAGCTAAACTTCTTTTTGCAATGTATAGGTCTACCCAGGAATAAAGCGAATAACATACAATGCCGCGGAATTTGTAGATGGAACAAAGGAGAATTTTGATGCCGTCATCCTCGCCACTGGTTACAAAAGCAATGTACCACAGTGGTTAAAAGTATATTAAACTTATTTCCCTTTAAAGATTTTGTGTCTGTGTGTGTGGGTTATTGAAGATGTGTTAactttgactttttttttcactGAATAGGATAGAGATTTGTTTTCAGAGAAAGATGGTTTGCCTCGGGAGCCTTTCCCTAACGGTTGGAAAGGTGAATGTGGACTGTATGCCGTAGGGTTTACAAAGCGTGGCTTGCTTGGTTCTTCACTCGATGCAAAAAGGATTGCTGAAGATATTGCGCTTCAGTGGAAAGCTTAGTTGATGAGGCCAGAAATTTTCATGATATTCAGGGACTGATTGCCTGATCTTAGTTTGATATATAATCAAAGACTAATGAACTACTTAACGTCATTATCATTTTAAGTGGTCTTTGTCAACTAAATAGAACTACTTAGCTAGCTAGgcttttgcttttgttttcgCTTTCGCTTTTGCTTTTCCAAGGTCTTTTTTCAGAAGGAAAAATGTTAATTCTCAACTTTGTGAATATCTTGTAAATGTCCATTTTTCCATAGCTAAGTAAATTCCtagttctttatatttttattttttgtgagtTGGTGTTGTTGGTGGTCTACCATTGTTTTATATGTTcgctaatatatatttttatgtatatgaAACAATAACGTGTTATCTAATTTCTTGAATATGAACTTTGTTGTGTAAGAATTTTCCTTTAATAAAAGTTCTATGCTTCGAGAGAAAAATTGTACGCTGATCATAATTTTGGGTACCACAAAATGATTTGTACTAAATGAATAACGAATAGTTATCCTTTAATGATTATTGGAACTTGCATCTCAAAAGGGACCacgatatatttatataatataattttgctgcaaaagttaaaatttaaagtgaTTCAGAATAACCATAGGGAAAAGTGATGAGCAAATAAAATACTACCTTTTAAGataataaaagttccaatgttGTATTTTAATCTGATAATAAACCCTCTTTCATTAGTTTTACAactaattattgaaattgaattatagtatATTTTCATAATGAACAGGTTATATATATACCACCCTTTATCTATGCACAGTCCATGCAATCTTCACCGCAGTTTGTTCCATGTCAACGCTTAGCCTGGGGTCTTTGCTGTATTTATAACAATGATTTGtcaagaaaaaaagggaaaacgAAACATGGAGGAAAGTTCACCTGCATGAACTTTTTAGTTATGATAGTTGTTTTACATGATTTTTATCGATAGGAATTCAGTGATatgtaattataaatgtttattatttatgcGGATTAGTTAATATATTTGTTGATAGAAAGAAGCGAATTTGACATTGAAAGTTCATTTGATGAGCCAAGAGCCGTTAGGATATTTTGGGACGGTGGATGATATTTAATTAAGGTTCTCATGTTTTTTAAATTGGATTGATGGTGGAATTAGTTAGATTATCGGTTCGCCGGTTTGATTGTAACACTCTATACttaatttgattgttgggtCCGAGCTATAGCATGTCACATTTGTTGCTGGAGCAACTACgatcaaaataaatacattctCATACCATTAGATATACAAATACGATTATCATCAGCATATAATGTGGTAAATAATCATTTCCAAGTCTTATACGagcctacgaaagctctaaagaTAACCCAAGATAGAAATATggtcaaattgtaaataattcaaaatacagAGTCGACGTCGTAACATGAGGGAGCTCCTCGTCACGACgtgactgtaacaccccaaaatagggcttaggagttttaggggtattttaggaattttagccttagagtaTTCGGGATTTTTGCGACATGGTATATCGATAATGTTTTTgactatggtttttagaaaaatcaagtcaatttttgaaaaaggtgTTTAAAAgattatcaattttgaaataaggactgttttgtaaaAGTGTTCAAATTAGGAGTAGttataaagaaataatacttaagttttaatattaacCTATTTTCCCACttcatttttataaaacccaCATTAGATTTCTCTCATCCTTTGTGGTTGCCGTCCCTTGCTTCCTCTTGCTCTTCCAATCGATTTTTCATTTCTACATTATGATATCTTGATTTCCATCAACACTCAAGCCTTAAACCTACATTAAAtaccaagaaaaacacccaaaattaCCATTGATTCCTTCATTGTCAAGCTTGTgagttttttgagtttttgatcAAACGCTTGGTTTTTCGTCATCTAAGGTAACGATTCAACtcttaaatagttttaaatgttgtttagcctttataactaaatttttagccattaaatcacatgttttgaataaaagtcgAAAATTGGCTtattaatggtgaattttgggattttgagtaaaaacgtggttcaaagtatttttgaattagttttaacaTGATCTGAAgctttctaaacttactttgaaggattgttaaaaatttctcgagtttgaatgaaatttcagaaaatagccaaaaacatgtcaaaaaaatcgataccatgaattgagtagttttgtgtcatttaaaggttgggaattagtcgtaggtgaattataagatgaacgaAATTGGGTTTAGGCGAAAAGAATAAGTATAGACTAAGATATTCGAATTTAAAGTTTGCTATGTTAAAGGTTTCAATCAAAAGAGAACCTAGCTTATGCTTGTGTTTTTGGATTGTTTGATATGAGTCTTTGGCTAAATGTTGATTGTGTTGTTGTGTGATTGAATTTGTAGAAGCGTTGAAATTGATAGGACCTTCTATGAGTAGAGATAAAggtaaggaaaagctagtttaagcttttgACTTTTCGGCAAAAGCGTAATcagtgagtgtttggaatcgctGCTAGTAGACAGGATTCATAATGTTAATTGGGAGCTTAGGAGTAGCCTAAATCCCTATCTTAAGTTCCGAGTGTAAGTTTTCaatttcccttattttatttttggtaaattatgtgattatgagaatatttatggattgattattatgatgTGATATTATGATATGAGACATGTGCAatgactattgtgaattgtatTGTGTTGTAGGCATATTAAATATGCTGAACAATAGTGATGATATTGTGTTAGCAATATAAACGTGTAGTGAAAGTGTGCAAAAATCGGTAAGTACGTCTGTGTTGGATTATGGAATGTAATGCTAATGTAACAAGTTATGTATGTGATAAACTGATTTTAATGCACTCATATGTGGTTAGATATGTGATGGCTCAATGAGCATTATTGTGGCACTTtaagtgcaattaaatgtgaatttgataagaatgcattgtgtacaagtttgtgatgtgaattgatgaatatgaacagAGATGATGTGCATTAAATCAGTAATTAAAATTGTGTAATAGTGGATATTTCAGACTTGTGACTTTTATGAGacgttggatatagttgacatgtcataggattgtcagtactcacctatatgtgttttgtgatgtAGGAGTTGAGGCActgggacatgttggagagataagggaatgtgagctaaactctattcaacgggacatgtttGGTGCATtcgagagtgttagctttatgcttcacttttgggatatgttcgactctatgagtcatttggtgtgttggagatccgtgtatccgatatGTGGTGATAGatcccacttttatgtttcatagcctcaagtgccaaattatcttcaaatgtatatatgtgtaatgtgacgtatgcctaaatgagtatgtgattgctatgaaaattatcatttaaatgtgaTCTTATTTGTTGTGGTAATACGACGTGAGATGGACACTTAAACATGTGAATAATATGCTAAATGAGTTTACttaagtttcatg
This genomic stretch from Gossypium raimondii isolate GPD5lz chromosome 6, ASM2569854v1, whole genome shotgun sequence harbors:
- the LOC105771569 gene encoding indole-3-pyruvate monooxygenase YUCCA2; this translates as MDYCKEVEGKGVHDPFNKNMTTLSRCVWVPYPVIIGAGPSGLATAACLKQRGISSLILERENCIASLWKLKTYDRLRLHLPKHFCQLPFMPFPESFPTYPTKKQFLSYLESYKNHFGLDPVFNKTVVSAEFDHRCGFWRIKTLGLKHEETEYVSRWLIVATGENAEEVVPKIEGMDDFSGPILHTSSYKSGRLFRGKDVLVVGCGNSGMEVCLDLCNCEARPSLVVRASVHVLPQEMLGRSTFGLSMWLLKWFPVRIVDRLLLLLSRFTIGDTGKFGLHRPQLGPLELKSRSGKTPVLDVGTLDKIKSGNIKVYPGIKRITYNAAEFVDGTKENFDAVILATGYKSNVPQWLKDRDLFSEKDGLPREPFPNGWKGECGLYAVGFTKRGLLGSSLDAKRIAEDIALQWKA